A stretch of the Duncaniella dubosii genome encodes the following:
- a CDS encoding sodium:solute symporter — translation MALLDWIVIGIFALALVGVIVWVMRQKQNNAADYFLGGKDATWIAIGASIFASNIGSEHLIGLAGSGASSGMAMAHWEIQGWMILLLGWVFVPFYTRSMVYTMPEFLEKRFNPQSRTILATISLISYVLTKVAVTVYAGGLVFQQVFGIEELWGIDFFWIAAIGLVLITALYTIFGGMKSVLYTSVLQTPILLLGSLIILVLGLKELGGWDEMMRICSSVKVNEYGDTMVNLIRDNNDSQYPWLGALIGSAVIGFWYWCTDQFIVQRVLSGKDEKEARRGTIFGAYLKLLPVFLFLIPGMIAFAIHQNSIAAGGEGFLPMLANGNVNSDAAFPTLVAKLLPAGVKGLIVCGILAALMSSLASLFNSSAALFTIDFYQRFRPNTDPKKLVRIGQAATVVIVILGILWIPVMRSVGDVLYLYLQDVQSVLAPGIAAAFLIGILWKRASALGGMWALLSGLIIGLTRLGAKVYYSNADIIPGSEGSWFQYLFYDCNWLFFCGWMLVFCLGVGVIVSLCTKAPEPEKIQGLVFGTSTPEQRAATRASWNQWDVINSIIILGITVAFYIYFW, via the coding sequence ATGGCATTACTTGACTGGATTGTCATCGGTATTTTCGCCTTGGCTCTTGTCGGCGTCATCGTGTGGGTGATGCGACAGAAGCAAAACAATGCCGCTGACTACTTCCTTGGAGGCAAAGACGCAACATGGATTGCAATCGGTGCCTCGATCTTCGCTTCAAACATCGGTTCTGAACATCTTATCGGTCTCGCCGGTTCAGGCGCTTCGTCCGGTATGGCTATGGCCCACTGGGAAATACAGGGCTGGATGATTCTTCTCCTCGGCTGGGTATTCGTGCCCTTCTACACCCGTTCGATGGTTTATACCATGCCTGAGTTCCTTGAAAAGCGTTTCAATCCACAGTCGCGCACAATCCTTGCGACCATCTCGCTCATCAGCTACGTGCTCACCAAAGTAGCCGTGACAGTCTATGCAGGCGGTCTTGTGTTCCAGCAGGTCTTTGGCATTGAAGAGTTGTGGGGAATCGACTTCTTCTGGATTGCAGCCATCGGCCTCGTCCTGATCACAGCCCTCTATACAATCTTCGGCGGTATGAAATCTGTGCTCTACACATCCGTGCTCCAGACCCCGATTCTCCTTCTCGGTTCACTCATCATCCTTGTCCTCGGTCTTAAGGAACTCGGCGGATGGGACGAAATGATGAGAATCTGTTCGAGCGTGAAGGTAAATGAATACGGCGACACTATGGTCAACCTCATCCGTGACAACAACGACAGCCAGTATCCTTGGCTCGGCGCACTCATCGGCTCGGCCGTAATCGGTTTCTGGTACTGGTGTACCGACCAGTTCATCGTACAGCGCGTTCTCTCCGGTAAAGATGAAAAGGAAGCCCGTCGCGGTACAATCTTCGGAGCATACCTCAAACTACTCCCCGTTTTCCTGTTCCTCATCCCCGGCATGATTGCCTTCGCAATCCACCAGAACTCAATCGCAGCCGGAGGCGAAGGCTTCCTCCCCATGCTTGCCAACGGCAATGTGAACTCCGACGCAGCCTTCCCCACCCTCGTAGCCAAGCTTCTCCCCGCAGGTGTGAAAGGTCTCATCGTGTGTGGTATCCTCGCTGCGCTCATGTCGTCGCTCGCATCGCTCTTCAACTCATCGGCCGCACTTTTCACCATAGACTTCTACCAGCGTTTCCGCCCCAACACAGATCCTAAGAAACTCGTCCGTATCGGTCAGGCTGCCACTGTGGTAATCGTTATCCTCGGCATTCTCTGGATTCCCGTGATGCGCTCGGTAGGCGACGTGCTCTATCTCTACCTCCAAGACGTGCAGTCGGTGCTTGCCCCGGGTATAGCAGCCGCATTCCTCATCGGTATCCTCTGGAAACGCGCTTCAGCCCTCGGCGGCATGTGGGCACTTCTTTCGGGCCTCATCATCGGTCTTACCCGCCTCGGCGCTAAGGTCTACTACAGCAATGCCGATATAATCCCCGGAAGCGAAGGCAGCTGGTTCCAATATCTGTTCTATGACTGCAACTGGCTCTTCTTCTGCGGATGGATGCTCGTATTCTGCCTTGGCGTAGGTGTCATCGTTTCACTCTGCACCAAAGCGCCTGAACCTGAAAAAATCCAAGGACTCGTGTTCGGTACATCAACCCCCGAACAGCGTGCCGCTACACGTGCAAGCTGGAACCAATGGGATGTTATCAACTCAATAATCATCCTCGGCATCACAGTCGCATTCTACATCTATTTCTGGTAA
- a CDS encoding acyl-CoA carboxylase subunit beta — protein MSNQLEKVKELIALREEARLGGGEKAIQKQHERGKYTARERIAQLLDEGSFEEIDMFVRHRCYNFGQEKKSYLGDGVVTGYGTIDGRLVYVFAQDFTVFGGSLSETMALKICKIMDMAMKMGAPVIGLNDSGGARIQEGINALAGYAEIFQRNILASGVIPQISGILGPCAGGAVYSPALTDFTIMTKGISYMFLTGPKVVKTVTGEDVSQEALGGATVHSQKSGVAHFAAEDGEETLRIIRKLFSYIPQNNLEEPPLVECNDPIDRLEDSLNEIIPDSANRPYDMYEVINAIVDNGEFLEIQREFAKNIIIGFARFNGQAVGVVANQPKHLAGVLDSNASRKGARFVRFCDAFNIPLVTLVDVPGFLPGTGQEYNGVILHGAKLLYAYGEATVPKVTVTLRKSYGGSHIVMSCKQLRGDMNYAWPTAEIAVMGGAGAVEVLYAKEAKASDDPAKVLREKEDEYNKLFCNPYNAARYGYIDDVIEPRNTRFRIIRALQQLATKKVVNPAKKHGNIPL, from the coding sequence ATGAGTAACCAGCTTGAAAAAGTAAAAGAGCTTATCGCCCTTCGCGAAGAAGCTCGTCTGGGTGGTGGCGAAAAAGCTATCCAGAAACAGCATGAAAGAGGTAAATACACAGCTCGCGAGCGTATTGCCCAGCTTCTCGACGAAGGTTCTTTTGAAGAAATCGACATGTTTGTCCGCCACCGTTGCTACAACTTCGGTCAGGAAAAGAAAAGTTATCTCGGCGACGGCGTCGTGACCGGCTACGGTACAATCGACGGCCGCCTCGTTTATGTATTCGCTCAGGACTTCACAGTGTTCGGCGGCTCGCTCAGCGAGACCATGGCTCTGAAGATCTGCAAAATCATGGACATGGCCATGAAGATGGGCGCTCCCGTCATCGGTCTTAACGACTCGGGCGGCGCACGTATCCAGGAAGGCATCAACGCTCTCGCAGGCTATGCTGAAATTTTCCAGCGCAACATACTTGCATCGGGTGTGATTCCTCAGATTTCAGGCATCCTTGGTCCGTGTGCCGGCGGTGCTGTATACTCACCCGCGCTCACCGACTTCACCATCATGACCAAGGGCATCAGCTACATGTTCCTTACTGGTCCGAAGGTGGTCAAGACCGTGACCGGCGAAGATGTCAGCCAAGAAGCACTCGGCGGCGCAACCGTACACTCCCAGAAGAGCGGTGTCGCCCACTTCGCGGCAGAAGACGGAGAAGAAACACTCCGCATCATCCGCAAGCTTTTCAGCTACATCCCACAGAACAATCTCGAAGAACCGCCGCTGGTTGAATGTAACGACCCCATCGACCGTCTCGAAGATTCTCTCAATGAAATCATCCCCGACTCGGCCAACCGTCCATACGACATGTATGAGGTCATCAACGCGATTGTCGACAACGGAGAGTTCCTTGAAATCCAGCGTGAGTTTGCCAAGAACATCATCATCGGTTTCGCCCGTTTCAACGGCCAGGCAGTCGGAGTTGTGGCCAACCAACCCAAACATCTTGCAGGTGTGCTCGACAGCAACGCATCGCGCAAGGGCGCACGCTTCGTCCGTTTCTGCGACGCGTTCAACATTCCTCTGGTGACACTTGTCGACGTACCCGGCTTCCTCCCCGGAACAGGTCAGGAATACAACGGTGTGATTCTCCACGGCGCGAAACTTCTCTATGCCTACGGCGAGGCGACAGTGCCCAAGGTGACTGTCACACTCCGCAAGAGCTACGGCGGCTCACACATCGTGATGTCATGCAAGCAGCTCAGAGGCGACATGAACTACGCATGGCCTACCGCAGAAATCGCCGTGATGGGCGGCGCCGGCGCTGTCGAGGTTCTCTATGCCAAGGAAGCAAAGGCATCCGACGATCCCGCCAAGGTGCTCCGCGAGAAAGAAGACGAATACAACAAACTCTTCTGCAACCCCTACAACGCAGCCCGCTACGGCTATATCGACGATGTGATCGAACCGCGCAACACCCGTTTCCGCATCATCCGCGCCCTTCAGCAGCTCGCTACCAAGAAGGTTGTCAACCCTGCCAAGAAACACGGCAACATACCTCTCTGA
- a CDS encoding xylulokinase: MNSDPKSTIAQGKAILGIEFGSTRIKAVLIDEENKPIAQGSHEWENQLSDGLWTYSTEAIWYGLQDCYADLRANVRKEYDIEIENLAAIGISAMMHGYMPFGKDADILVPFRTWRNTNTGKAAAELSELFVYNIPLRWSISHLYQAILNEEPHVKNIDYLTTLAGYIHWQLTGEKVLGVGDASGMLPIDPATKDYSAEMVEKFDNLVAPKGFPWKLLDIMPKVLVAGEESGKLTAEGAMRLDVSGHLKPGIPFCPPEGDAGTGMVATNAVLQRTGNVSAGTSSFSMIVLEKELSKPYEMIDMVTTPDGSLVAMVHCNNCTSDLNAWVNLFKEYQELLGIPVNMNQVFGLLYNNALNGDTDCGGLISYNYYSGEPITGLEEGRPLFVRSASDKFNLANFMRANLYASVCVLKIGNDILFNDEKVEVDRITGHGGLFKTPGVGQRILASALNSPISVMETAGEGGAWGIALLASFLVNNIKGQSLAGYLNDRVFLGDAGTEIAPTPEDVAGFNAYLENYKRGLAIERAATEAKA, translated from the coding sequence ATGAATTCAGATCCTAAATCAACCATTGCCCAAGGCAAGGCCATCCTCGGCATCGAGTTCGGTTCGACAAGAATCAAGGCCGTCCTTATCGACGAGGAAAACAAGCCCATTGCCCAAGGTTCGCACGAATGGGAAAACCAGCTTTCCGACGGACTCTGGACCTACAGCACCGAAGCCATCTGGTATGGTCTTCAGGACTGCTATGCCGACCTGCGTGCAAATGTCCGCAAGGAATACGACATCGAGATCGAGAATCTTGCCGCAATCGGAATCAGCGCAATGATGCACGGCTATATGCCATTCGGCAAAGATGCCGACATACTTGTCCCGTTCCGCACATGGCGCAACACCAACACCGGCAAGGCAGCTGCCGAGCTGTCAGAGCTCTTCGTCTACAATATCCCGCTGAGATGGAGCATTTCGCATCTCTATCAGGCCATTCTTAACGAAGAGCCACACGTCAAGAACATCGACTACCTCACCACTCTTGCCGGTTATATCCACTGGCAGCTGACAGGCGAAAAAGTCCTCGGTGTCGGCGACGCTTCAGGCATGCTTCCCATCGACCCTGCTACCAAGGACTATTCAGCCGAAATGGTTGAAAAGTTCGACAATCTTGTAGCGCCCAAGGGATTCCCGTGGAAACTGCTCGACATCATGCCTAAAGTGCTCGTGGCCGGTGAAGAATCAGGAAAGCTCACAGCCGAAGGCGCTATGCGTCTCGACGTTTCAGGGCATCTGAAACCGGGCATACCCTTCTGTCCGCCCGAAGGTGACGCCGGAACAGGTATGGTTGCGACCAACGCCGTGCTCCAGCGCACAGGAAACGTATCGGCCGGAACATCATCATTCTCAATGATAGTGCTTGAAAAGGAACTTTCGAAGCCCTACGAGATGATTGACATGGTGACTACCCCCGACGGCAGTCTCGTCGCAATGGTCCACTGCAACAACTGCACTTCCGATCTCAACGCATGGGTCAATCTCTTCAAGGAGTATCAGGAACTGCTCGGAATCCCCGTCAACATGAATCAGGTGTTCGGACTTCTCTACAACAACGCCCTCAACGGCGACACAGACTGCGGAGGTCTCATCTCCTACAACTATTATTCAGGAGAGCCTATCACCGGCCTTGAGGAAGGACGCCCGCTGTTCGTGCGCTCGGCATCCGACAAATTCAATCTTGCGAACTTCATGCGCGCCAATCTCTATGCGTCGGTATGCGTGTTGAAAATCGGCAATGACATCCTGTTCAATGACGAGAAAGTGGAGGTCGACCGAATCACAGGCCACGGAGGTCTGTTCAAGACTCCCGGAGTCGGCCAGCGCATACTCGCGTCAGCTCTCAACTCTCCGATTTCCGTCATGGAAACCGCCGGCGAAGGCGGAGCATGGGGCATAGCACTCCTTGCTTCCTTCCTTGTCAACAACATCAAGGGACAATCGCTCGCAGGATACCTCAACGACCGCGTGTTCCTCGGAGACGCAGGCACTGAAATCGCCCCCACCCCTGAGGACGTGGCAGGTTTCAACGCCTATCTTGAGAACTACAAACGTGGTCTCGCAATCGAACGCGCGGCAACCGAGGCCAAGGCATAA
- the mce gene encoding methylmalonyl-CoA epimerase, producing MDISHIEHVGIAVPDLKAAIAFYENTLGLKCFAIEEVEDQKVRTAFFKVGQTKIELLEGTSPDSAISKFIEKNGGRGGIQHIAFAIEDGVANALAEVSEKGCALIDKAPRKGAEGLNIAFLHPKSTCGTLIELCEDPAKK from the coding sequence ATGGATATTTCACACATCGAACACGTGGGTATCGCAGTGCCCGATCTCAAGGCAGCAATCGCATTCTACGAAAACACCCTCGGGCTCAAATGCTTCGCAATCGAAGAAGTAGAGGATCAGAAGGTGCGCACAGCATTCTTTAAGGTCGGACAGACCAAAATCGAGCTTCTCGAAGGCACTTCGCCTGACAGCGCCATCTCAAAGTTCATCGAAAAGAACGGTGGCCGCGGAGGCATCCAGCACATCGCATTCGCTATCGAGGATGGTGTTGCCAACGCTCTCGCTGAAGTATCGGAAAAAGGCTGCGCCCTCATCGACAAAGCACCCCGCAAAGGCGCTGAAGGTCTCAACATCGCCTTCCTCCACCCGAAATCGACCTGCGGCACTCTCATTGAACTTTGCGAAGATCCGGCAAAAAAGTAA
- the araA gene encoding L-arabinose isomerase — translation MYSNYEIWWVTGAQLLYGGDAVVSVDAHSKEMVDGLNNSGLLPVKVVYKGTANSSHEVEDIMKAANNDPRCAGIITWMHTFSPAKMWIHGLKVLSKPLLHFHTQYNAEIPWDTMDMDFMNLNQSAHGDREFGHICARMRVRRKVVTGYWKDPKTLERIAVWQRVCIGWADAQDMLIIRLGDQMNNVAVTDGDKVEAEIRLGYHVDYMPFSSLMKYFDEVKDADVDALVAEYFSLYAHDASLEDKNTEGYTKVWNAAKAELTLRAMLKDKGAKGFTTNFDDLGDANIDVTGRGFDQIPGLASQRLMAEGYGFGAEGDWKSAALYRTLWVMTRGMEGGCSFLEDYTLNFNGKESSILQAHMLEVCPLIAEERPRLEVHFLGIGIRKSQTARLVFTSKPGKGVTATVVDMGNRFRLIVNDVDCIKSKPLPKLPVASALWIPQPDFETGATAWILAGGTHHSCFSYAVTPEFWEDYAEIAGIEMVHIDKDTTIENFKNSLRMGEVYYMLNKSLYL, via the coding sequence ATGTATTCAAACTATGAAATATGGTGGGTAACCGGCGCACAGCTCCTTTACGGAGGCGATGCCGTTGTCAGTGTCGACGCACATTCAAAAGAAATGGTCGACGGTCTAAACAATTCAGGACTCCTGCCTGTCAAAGTCGTATATAAGGGCACAGCCAACTCCTCGCACGAAGTCGAGGATATCATGAAGGCAGCCAACAACGATCCCCGTTGTGCCGGCATCATCACATGGATGCACACCTTCTCTCCAGCCAAGATGTGGATCCACGGACTCAAGGTTCTTTCCAAACCCCTGCTCCACTTCCACACCCAGTATAATGCCGAAATACCTTGGGACACAATGGACATGGACTTCATGAACCTTAACCAGAGTGCCCACGGCGACCGTGAGTTCGGACACATCTGCGCCCGCATGCGTGTACGCCGCAAGGTTGTCACCGGCTACTGGAAAGACCCGAAGACTCTCGAACGCATCGCCGTATGGCAGCGCGTCTGCATCGGCTGGGCCGACGCTCAGGACATGCTCATCATCCGTCTCGGCGACCAGATGAACAACGTTGCCGTTACCGACGGCGATAAGGTTGAAGCTGAAATCCGTCTCGGCTACCATGTGGACTACATGCCTTTCAGCTCGCTCATGAAGTATTTCGACGAAGTGAAAGACGCGGATGTCGACGCCCTCGTAGCCGAATATTTCAGCCTCTATGCCCACGATGCCTCTCTTGAAGACAAGAACACCGAAGGATATACAAAGGTATGGAACGCAGCCAAGGCCGAACTCACTCTCCGCGCCATGCTCAAGGACAAAGGCGCCAAGGGTTTCACAACCAACTTCGACGACCTCGGCGATGCAAATATCGATGTGACAGGCCGTGGCTTTGACCAGATTCCCGGTCTCGCATCACAGCGACTCATGGCCGAAGGCTATGGTTTCGGTGCGGAAGGCGACTGGAAATCAGCAGCACTCTACCGCACACTCTGGGTAATGACACGCGGAATGGAAGGCGGATGCTCATTCCTCGAAGACTACACTCTCAATTTCAACGGCAAAGAAAGCTCGATCCTTCAGGCCCACATGCTTGAAGTGTGTCCCCTCATCGCCGAAGAGCGTCCCCGTCTGGAAGTCCACTTCCTCGGCATCGGTATACGCAAATCGCAGACCGCACGTCTCGTCTTCACTTCCAAGCCGGGCAAGGGCGTGACAGCTACCGTCGTCGACATGGGCAACCGCTTCCGCCTCATCGTCAACGATGTTGACTGCATCAAGTCAAAACCGCTGCCCAAGCTCCCCGTGGCATCGGCTCTCTGGATTCCGCAGCCCGACTTCGAAACAGGCGCAACCGCATGGATTCTTGCCGGCGGCACACACCATTCATGTTTCTCGTATGCTGTCACACCCGAATTCTGGGAAGATTACGCAGAAATCGCAGGAATCGAAATGGTACATATCGACAAGGATACCACCATCGAGAATTTCAAGAACTCACTCCGCATGGGTGAAGTCTACTACATGCTCAACAAATCACTCTACCTCTAA
- a CDS encoding sodium ion-translocating decarboxylase subunit beta yields MFSEFLLQNLQEFWHLTGFYNATWQHLVMLLVGLFFIWLAIKKNFEPMLLVPIGFGILIGNVPFNTTAGLEIGIYEEGSVLNILYNGVSAGWYPPLIFLGIGAMTDFSALIANPKLMLIGAAAQFGIFGAYMVALLLGFAPDQAGAIAIIGGADGPTAIFLSSKLAPNLMGAIAVSAYSYMALVPVIQPPLMRLLTTKNERIIKMKPARAVSQNEKIIFPIVGMILTCFVVPSGLPLLGMLFFGNLLRECGVTNRLAKTASNALTDIVTILLGMTVGASTQASEFLTSETIRIFLLGFMAFVIASASGVLFVKLFNLFLPKSKKINPLIGNAGVSAVPMSARISNNLGLEYDPSNYLLMHAMGPNVAGVIGSAVAAGVLLGFLA; encoded by the coding sequence ATGTTTAGCGAATTCTTACTTCAAAACCTTCAGGAGTTCTGGCATCTGACAGGTTTTTACAACGCCACATGGCAGCATCTGGTGATGCTGCTGGTCGGCTTGTTCTTCATCTGGCTCGCTATTAAGAAGAATTTCGAACCGATGCTCCTTGTGCCCATCGGCTTCGGTATACTTATCGGCAACGTCCCCTTCAACACCACCGCCGGTCTTGAAATCGGTATCTATGAAGAGGGCTCGGTGCTCAATATTCTTTACAATGGTGTAAGCGCCGGATGGTATCCCCCGCTGATTTTCCTCGGAATCGGAGCTATGACCGACTTCTCAGCTCTTATCGCAAACCCGAAACTCATGCTCATCGGTGCCGCCGCCCAGTTCGGTATCTTCGGAGCATACATGGTGGCCCTGCTGCTCGGCTTCGCTCCCGATCAGGCCGGTGCGATTGCTATCATCGGCGGTGCCGACGGCCCTACGGCTATCTTCCTTTCGTCGAAACTCGCGCCTAACCTCATGGGTGCGATTGCCGTATCGGCTTACTCTTACATGGCTCTCGTGCCTGTGATCCAGCCACCGCTGATGCGTCTGCTCACCACCAAAAACGAGCGAATCATCAAGATGAAGCCCGCCCGCGCCGTGTCGCAGAACGAGAAAATCATCTTCCCGATCGTCGGTATGATTCTCACCTGCTTCGTCGTTCCGTCAGGTCTGCCACTGCTCGGCATGCTCTTCTTCGGCAACCTGCTGCGTGAGTGCGGCGTGACCAACCGTCTTGCCAAGACCGCAAGCAATGCCCTCACCGACATTGTCACCATCCTCCTCGGCATGACAGTCGGCGCATCGACACAGGCTTCCGAGTTCCTCACCTCCGAGACCATCCGCATCTTCCTTCTCGGTTTCATGGCCTTCGTGATCGCATCGGCCAGCGGTGTTCTCTTCGTGAAGCTCTTCAACCTCTTCCTGCCGAAATCAAAGAAGATCAATCCGCTTATCGGCAATGCCGGCGTTTCGGCCGTCCCGATGTCTGCCCGCATTTCCAATAACCTCGGTCTTGAATACGATCCCAGCAACTACCTGCTCATGCACGCTATGGGCCCGAATGTAGCAGGTGTGATCGGTTCGGCCGTGGCCGCCGGTGTCCTTCTCGGATTCCTCGCATGA
- a CDS encoding tRNA threonylcarbamoyladenosine dehydratase encodes MNREEIFNRTALLTGRRNLESFGQTRVIIFGIGGVGSWAAETLVRSGFANLTLVDADRIAMSNINRQLPATTKTVGEVKVEAMKQRLLEINPDARIVAIHDFYNEATQDNYVLTDYDVVIDAIDSLSDKARLILNATKAMAETAGSDRRLHFYSSMGAALKTDPSRIAVAEFWKVKGCPLAAALRRKFKKSGLFPANKFKCVYSDELVANHPDAKEMADRSGAMTYNKVATNGAMMHITAIFGITLASLAIRDIMKP; translated from the coding sequence GTGAACCGCGAAGAAATCTTTAACCGTACCGCCCTGCTCACAGGCCGCCGGAATCTTGAATCGTTTGGCCAGACAAGGGTTATCATATTCGGCATTGGAGGCGTCGGCAGCTGGGCGGCAGAAACTCTTGTCAGAAGCGGTTTCGCAAATCTGACGCTCGTTGACGCCGACCGCATTGCCATGTCAAACATAAACCGCCAGCTTCCTGCTACCACAAAAACCGTCGGGGAAGTCAAGGTGGAGGCCATGAAACAGAGGCTGCTTGAAATAAATCCCGATGCCCGAATCGTGGCGATACATGATTTCTACAATGAAGCCACGCAGGACAATTATGTCCTGACGGACTACGACGTGGTCATTGATGCCATAGACTCTCTCTCAGACAAGGCCCGGCTTATCCTCAACGCAACGAAAGCTATGGCAGAGACGGCAGGGAGCGACCGCAGGCTGCACTTCTACTCGTCAATGGGTGCGGCACTGAAGACCGACCCCTCACGCATAGCCGTGGCTGAGTTCTGGAAAGTCAAGGGATGTCCGCTCGCGGCCGCTCTACGACGGAAATTCAAAAAAAGCGGACTTTTTCCGGCTAATAAATTCAAATGCGTCTACTCCGACGAGCTTGTTGCCAATCATCCCGACGCAAAGGAAATGGCCGACCGTTCGGGAGCCATGACCTATAATAAAGTCGCAACCAACGGAGCGATGATGCACATAACCGCAATTTTCGGAATCACCCTCGCCTCACTCGCAATACGCGACATAATGAAGCCCTGA
- a CDS encoding biotin/lipoyl-containing protein produces the protein MKEYKYRINGNLYTVKIGDIDNNLAKVEVNGVPYKVELQKTEKPVNIVTAPRPSAAPRTESGAKVINKPKVKAGGYTVEAPLPGVVISVNVKVGDTVSSSDTVAVLEAMKMENAIHAGQDGKVAAINVNAGDSVLQGTALITLE, from the coding sequence ATGAAAGAGTATAAATATAGAATCAACGGTAACCTCTACACGGTGAAAATCGGCGATATCGACAACAATCTCGCTAAGGTTGAGGTCAACGGTGTTCCCTACAAAGTGGAGCTTCAGAAGACCGAAAAGCCTGTCAACATCGTTACCGCACCCCGCCCCTCTGCCGCACCGCGCACCGAAAGCGGAGCGAAGGTCATCAACAAACCTAAGGTCAAAGCCGGCGGCTACACTGTTGAAGCCCCCCTCCCCGGCGTGGTAATATCCGTCAACGTGAAAGTAGGCGATACGGTCAGCTCGTCTGACACCGTAGCCGTGCTTGAAGCGATGAAGATGGAAAACGCCATCCATGCAGGCCAAGACGGCAAGGTTGCAGCAATCAACGTCAACGCCGGCGACTCAGTGCTTCAGGGTACAGCCCTCATTACCCTCGAATAA
- a CDS encoding OadG family transporter subunit gives MKKRLLTLLLVTLACVSAISAQGRRGLRINEVMIVNDSTSVVDDFGRYSAWIELYNSTFAPLEISSVFLTNDRSNNTLYPVPLGDVNTDIPARQHVLFWADGEPNKGTFHTNFTFTPGEDNYIAIYDANGLSLIDEIVVPGTLLPGQSYARKADGEGGINNPDDWEVRDGSESHYITPSSNNIIKSTNNKVDSFAEHDPHGFAMAVMAMCIVFSALVILSICFYIINSIGASISRKRKVKALASDENEIEDHHHEQDSGEVIAAISAALAEHLDAHDRESTILTINKVRRAYSPWSSKIYSLRELPHR, from the coding sequence ATGAAAAAAAGACTTTTAACGCTGCTGTTGGTGACTCTCGCATGCGTATCAGCCATATCCGCCCAAGGGCGTCGCGGCCTGCGCATCAACGAGGTTATGATCGTCAACGACTCCACAAGCGTGGTCGACGATTTCGGACGCTACTCGGCGTGGATCGAGCTTTATAACTCGACCTTCGCTCCGCTCGAAATCTCAAGTGTCTTTCTGACCAACGACCGCAGCAACAATACGCTTTACCCCGTTCCCCTCGGTGACGTGAACACCGATATTCCCGCGCGTCAGCACGTGCTTTTCTGGGCTGACGGCGAACCCAACAAGGGTACGTTCCACACCAATTTCACCTTCACTCCCGGCGAAGACAACTACATTGCCATCTATGATGCCAACGGACTCAGTCTCATTGACGAAATCGTTGTCCCGGGAACACTGCTGCCGGGTCAGTCGTATGCCCGCAAGGCCGACGGTGAAGGCGGAATCAACAACCCTGATGACTGGGAAGTGCGCGACGGTTCTGAATCACACTACATCACTCCGTCGAGCAACAACATCATCAAGAGCACCAACAACAAGGTGGACAGCTTCGCTGAGCATGACCCCCACGGATTCGCAATGGCAGTCATGGCCATGTGTATCGTGTTCTCGGCACTCGTGATCCTCTCAATCTGTTTCTATATCATCAACAGCATCGGAGCTTCAATCTCACGCAAACGCAAAGTGAAAGCTCTTGCCAGCGATGAAAACGAAATCGAGGACCACCACCACGAACAGGATTCCGGCGAAGTCATCGCGGCAATCTCAGCCGCGCTTGCCGAACATCTTGATGCTCACGACCGCGAAAGCACAATCCTTACCATCAATAAGGTACGCCGAGCATATTCACCATGGAGCTCGAAGATCTACAGTCTCCGCGAGCTTCCGCATCGTTAA
- a CDS encoding NUDIX hydrolase, translating to MFYSNNPRFFVSVDCIIFGLVNGKLCLLLTKRRFEPEKGKWSVMGGFVQEDESVDDAARRVLRHLTGLEDIYMEQVHAFGAINRDPGERVISVAYYALLGPDEYNLELLEKHEAVWIEIDKLPPLGFDHPEMVKKTLELIRAKCSHEPIGFNLLPAMFTLTQLQSLYETILGEPLDKRNFRKRVAETHCIEKTEYIDKTGSRRGASLYRFNDHVYLSHPQFKI from the coding sequence ATGTTCTACTCAAACAACCCACGCTTTTTTGTCTCTGTCGACTGCATTATATTCGGTCTGGTCAACGGGAAACTGTGCCTACTGCTCACCAAGCGCCGTTTTGAACCTGAAAAGGGCAAATGGTCAGTCATGGGCGGATTCGTACAGGAAGACGAAAGCGTCGACGACGCTGCCCGACGTGTCCTCCGTCATCTGACAGGTCTCGAAGACATCTACATGGAACAGGTCCATGCGTTCGGAGCAATCAACCGTGATCCGGGCGAACGTGTAATCTCGGTCGCATATTACGCTCTGCTCGGTCCGGATGAATACAACCTCGAACTTCTTGAAAAGCACGAGGCCGTCTGGATCGAAATCGACAAATTGCCACCCCTCGGCTTCGACCACCCCGAAATGGTCAAAAAGACGCTCGAACTCATACGCGCCAAATGCTCACACGAACCCATCGGGTTCAACCTGCTTCCGGCCATGTTCACATTAACGCAGCTCCAGTCGCTCTATGAGACCATACTCGGCGAACCGCTCGACAAACGCAACTTCCGCAAGCGCGTGGCCGAGACACATTGCATCGAAAAGACCGAATATATCGACAAAACCGGTTCGCGACGCGGAGCTTCGCTCTACCGCTTCAACGACCACGTCTATCTCTCCCATCCCCAATTTAAAATCTAA